From Aspergillus fumigatus Af293 chromosome 3, whole genome shotgun sequence, a single genomic window includes:
- a CDS encoding cupin domain-containing protein, giving the protein MPRDSNNLPTTKRYITTHSTEGESVFISHSQIPEYIPSKPISDDGDIALLYATVSNPVSVDDEIDVQAYDEYLHTSPGLTTSLGTVLRTIDLHPGKTSPMHRTVSVDYGVVLEGEVDLILDSGQSRTLRRGDVSIQRGTAHSYRNRSDTEWCRMLFVFLPMQKLTIKGRDLDQEVYDEHYDHDTGSENESQGGNGNGKGS; this is encoded by the coding sequence ATGCCACGAGATTCGAACAACCTCCCCACCACCAAACGCTACATCACCACCCACAGCACCGAGGGCGAGTCGGTGTTCATCTCCCACTCTCAAATCCCAGAATACATCCCTTCGAAACCGATCAGCGACGATGGGGATATTGCTCTTCTCTACGCAACAGTATCCAATCCTGTTTCTGTAGATGACGAAATTGACGTCCAGGCTTACGATGAGTACCTTCATACCTCGCCTGGACTGACGACTTCGCTTGGCACGGTCCTACGAACGATCGATCTGCATCCGGGGAAGACGAGTCCCATGCACCGAACGGTTAGCGTTGACTACGGAGTGGTCTTGGAAGGCGAGGTTGATTTGATCCTGGATTCTGGGCAGAGTCGGACATTGCGGCGGGGGGATGTGAGTATCCAGCGAGGGACGGCGCATTCGTATAGAAATCGGAGTGATACGGAGTGGTGTCGGATGTTGTTTGTCTTCTTGCCGATGCAGAAGTTGACCATTAAGGGTCGAGATCTAGACCAAGAAGTGTATGACGAGCACTATGATCATGACACTGGGAGTGAGAATGAATCGCAAGGGGGAAATGGGAATGGAAAGGGCTCTTGA